A region of Thermoleophilaceae bacterium DNA encodes the following proteins:
- the pgsA gene encoding CDP-diacylglycerol--glycerol-3-phosphate 3-phosphatidyltransferase, translated as MFPLNLPNVLTVLRILLVPVLVVALLEETPNGSTIAAIVFVAAALTDGLDGYIARSRGSITSFGKVMDPVADKLLIAAALISLVSLDKLAAWVAMVIIAREFAVSGLRIFAGAQGVAIPSSQLGRAKTVVQVAAVLALIAASDHTAPWVDGLVYAAVVVTVVSGVDYFLNVRRRIEEAALRRRESSRARHSTG; from the coding sequence GTGTTCCCGCTCAACCTCCCGAACGTGCTCACGGTGCTGCGCATCCTGCTCGTGCCGGTGCTGGTGGTGGCGCTGCTGGAGGAGACGCCCAACGGCTCCACCATCGCGGCGATCGTGTTCGTCGCGGCCGCCCTCACGGATGGGCTCGACGGCTACATCGCGCGCTCGCGCGGGAGCATCACCAGCTTCGGCAAGGTCATGGACCCGGTGGCGGACAAGCTGCTCATCGCCGCCGCCCTGATCTCGCTCGTCAGCCTCGACAAGCTCGCCGCCTGGGTGGCGATGGTGATCATCGCGCGCGAGTTCGCCGTCAGCGGGCTGCGCATCTTCGCCGGCGCCCAGGGCGTGGCCATCCCGTCCAGCCAGCTCGGCCGGGCGAAGACGGTCGTGCAGGTGGCCGCCGTGCTCGCCCTCATCGCCGCCAGCGACCACACCGCCCCCTGGGTCGACGGCCTGGTCTACGCCGCCGTGGTCGTGACCGTCGTGTCCGGGGTGGACTACTTCCTCAACGTCCGCCGCCGGATCGAGGAGGCGGCGCTGCGCCGCCGGGAGAGCAGCCGTGCGCGGCACAGCACGGGCTAG
- a CDS encoding diguanylate cyclase: MDVSRLLPGSRRSRRAAADDLSPPVLGRVVPWWAPPALVATPVAVTAAFSLGAMQARPAIALTAVTSVLAALVVSALRSRVQRLIGGIADAGRSDALTGLRNRRGFGEAFEVEFERARRNNRPLSLLVADLDAFRDLNERHGHDAGDVVLARVARVLTSRQRRIDIPARISGEEFAVILPDTDEHGGYVLAERLRRSIRDDLADGPATTTASFGVASCPHHGASSAELMHACDYAVAVAKRLGGDRSVIYNAQVSAELLEPDARTRVQGEGHLAAVLVLAETLDMRDTGTSLHSQTVGRYAKLLARELGLGDAIVERVHLAGVLHDVGKMGIPDSILQKPGSLDDHEWAEMRKHPELGARILQGANLEDISGWVLAHHERPDGRGYPEGLSREAIPMPARILAVADAYEAMTTDRVYKAGIAHDEAQAELVRCAGSQFDPDVVGVFIELLRREPAVAAG; encoded by the coding sequence ATGGATGTCTCGCGGCTCCTTCCCGGCTCGCGCCGCAGCCGGCGCGCAGCCGCCGATGATCTCTCCCCGCCGGTCCTCGGCCGTGTGGTGCCGTGGTGGGCGCCGCCGGCGCTCGTGGCCACGCCCGTCGCGGTCACGGCCGCCTTCAGCCTCGGGGCGATGCAGGCCCGTCCCGCCATCGCCCTCACAGCCGTCACGTCGGTGCTCGCCGCGCTCGTGGTCTCGGCGCTGCGCTCGCGCGTGCAGCGGCTGATCGGCGGCATCGCCGACGCGGGCCGCAGCGACGCGCTCACCGGGCTGCGCAACCGGCGCGGCTTCGGCGAGGCCTTCGAGGTGGAGTTCGAGCGCGCCCGCCGCAACAACCGGCCGCTGAGCCTGCTCGTGGCCGACCTCGACGCCTTCCGCGACCTCAACGAGCGGCACGGCCACGACGCCGGCGACGTGGTGCTCGCGCGCGTGGCGCGCGTGCTCACCTCCCGGCAGCGCCGCATCGACATCCCCGCGCGCATCTCGGGCGAGGAGTTCGCGGTCATCCTCCCCGACACCGACGAGCACGGCGGCTACGTCCTGGCCGAGCGGCTGCGCCGCTCCATCCGCGACGACCTCGCCGACGGCCCCGCCACCACCACCGCGAGCTTCGGCGTGGCCAGCTGCCCGCACCATGGCGCCAGCTCCGCCGAGCTCATGCACGCGTGCGACTACGCCGTGGCGGTGGCCAAGCGCCTCGGTGGCGACCGCTCCGTCATATACAACGCCCAGGTCTCGGCCGAGCTGCTCGAGCCCGACGCGCGCACCCGCGTCCAGGGGGAGGGCCACCTCGCCGCGGTGCTGGTGCTCGCCGAGACGCTCGACATGCGCGACACCGGAACCTCTCTCCACTCCCAGACCGTCGGGCGCTACGCCAAGCTGCTGGCCCGCGAGCTGGGCCTGGGCGACGCGATCGTGGAGCGCGTGCACCTGGCCGGCGTGCTCCACGACGTCGGCAAGATGGGCATCCCCGACTCCATCCTCCAGAAGCCCGGATCACTCGACGATCACGAGTGGGCCGAGATGAGGAAGCACCCCGAGCTGGGCGCGCGCATCCTCCAGGGGGCCAACCTCGAGGACATCTCGGGCTGGGTGCTGGCCCACCACGAGCGCCCCGACGGCCGCGGCTATCCGGAGGGCCTGTCCCGCGAGGCGATCCCCATGCCGGCGCGGATCCTCGCGGTGGCGGACGCCTACGAGGCTATGACCACCGATCGTGTCTACAAGGCCGGCATCGCGCACGACGAGGCGCAGGCCGAGCTCGTGCGCTGCGCCGGCAGCCAGTTCGACCCGGACGTCGTGGGCGTCTTCATCGAGCTGCTGCGGCGCGAGCCGGCCGTCGCCGCCGGCTGA
- a CDS encoding carbonic anhydrase, whose product MTNADDMLAAAASRADQLAAPDLDPRPRRKVAVLSCMDTRIDLFPMLGLDRGDAHIIRNAGGLVTDDAIRSLSISQRLLGTEEIVVVMHEGCGLHGASEDEFAQALAADGVLPNWRLGAFDDVEATLRHSLARLRSSRELNAREHVRGFIFDPETGALRAVETARP is encoded by the coding sequence ATGACGAACGCCGACGACATGCTCGCGGCCGCGGCCTCCCGAGCCGACCAGCTCGCGGCCCCGGACCTCGACCCCCGGCCCCGCCGCAAGGTGGCCGTGCTCTCCTGCATGGACACGCGGATCGACCTCTTCCCGATGCTCGGCCTCGACCGCGGCGACGCGCACATCATCCGCAACGCCGGCGGGCTGGTCACCGACGACGCCATCCGCTCGCTGAGCATCTCCCAGCGGCTGCTCGGCACCGAGGAGATCGTCGTGGTCATGCACGAGGGCTGCGGGCTGCACGGGGCCTCCGAGGACGAGTTCGCGCAGGCGCTCGCCGCAGACGGCGTGCTGCCGAACTGGCGGCTCGGCGCCTTCGACGACGTCGAGGCCACGCTGCGCCACAGCCTCGCCCGGCTGCGTTCGAGCCGGGAGCTCAACGCCCGCGAGCATGTCCGCGGCTTCATCTTCGACCCCGAGACCGGGGCGCTGCGTGCCGTCGAGACGGCCCGCCCCTAG
- a CDS encoding ATP-binding cassette domain-containing protein has protein sequence MSTRHDQPVHGAPGTALSIVAEGREIVATGPVTVGCDAAADLRLDDPRVEGVHLRIDLGDGGWTVRDASARGTFVGGARILECAVSEPLIVRLGSPGGPAIELRPLARERAATQGISALDEAQTAPPGRAPKDQRRLGKLSGVHQTLTTSITIGRAPDNGCVVDDLLASRHHARMTLRHDGRWELVDLDSDNGTFVNGRRIESVILEDLDVVTVGHHAFRLVGSRLEEYVDEGEVTFEAIGLTVRTDSGRLLLDDVTFSLDERALLALVGPSGAGKSTLLNALTGFRPAQHGTVMYGGRDLYGSYDELRTRIGFVPQQDVVHDPLTVREALSYAAELRFPADVPGAERERRVDEVIDELGLSDVRHTLVADLSGGQRRRVCVGLELITKPSLIFLDEPTSGLDPGYERDLMQLLRTLADGGRTIVVATHSVQSLRLCDRVLFLAPGGRPAYFGPAQLAPAYFGRDDFQEVFRDLSTHQDHDWSAAFREHPYFERYVATRRQSPADRTPSGRRAVPRLPNPRHWLSQFAMLTRRYARVVTSDRRNLALLVLQPVLLGLLMLAALPAGELGTLAEGELRVVSRAGLVLLVVVLGATWLGASNAIREIVKEQAIFLRERAVGLSVSAYVWSKALVLGAVTVLQSAVLAAIALARQDGPAEGSLLAWPLGELMLAAALAGLAGMSLGLLVSAIARSVDRAMTILPVVLIVEMLLAMGGLFPDLVDKPVLKQASYVAGTQWGFSATASTVDLDRLQSVDRVARELPSVRLEDPLPVLRALSDTGDEGERRWRHDWPTWLLDAGVLLALTLAGILAAMAALWRRRPEA, from the coding sequence ATGTCCACGCGTCACGACCAGCCGGTCCACGGCGCCCCGGGCACCGCACTCAGCATCGTTGCTGAGGGTCGTGAGATCGTGGCGACGGGCCCTGTGACGGTGGGCTGCGACGCAGCCGCAGACCTACGCCTGGACGACCCTCGGGTGGAGGGCGTGCACCTGCGAATCGACCTCGGGGACGGGGGCTGGACCGTGCGCGACGCGAGTGCCCGCGGCACGTTCGTCGGCGGGGCGCGGATCCTGGAGTGCGCGGTCTCCGAGCCGCTGATCGTCCGGCTCGGCTCACCCGGCGGGCCGGCCATCGAGCTGCGCCCGCTCGCCCGCGAGCGCGCTGCCACCCAGGGCATCTCCGCGCTCGACGAGGCGCAGACCGCGCCCCCGGGTCGCGCGCCGAAGGATCAGCGCCGTCTCGGCAAGCTCTCGGGCGTCCACCAGACGCTCACGACGAGCATCACGATCGGCCGAGCGCCCGACAACGGCTGCGTGGTGGACGACCTCCTTGCGTCCCGCCACCACGCGCGCATGACGCTGCGACACGACGGCCGCTGGGAGCTGGTCGACCTCGACTCCGACAACGGCACCTTCGTGAACGGCCGGCGGATCGAGAGCGTGATCCTGGAGGACCTCGACGTCGTGACAGTGGGACACCACGCCTTCAGGCTGGTGGGATCTCGGCTCGAGGAGTACGTGGACGAGGGGGAGGTGACCTTCGAGGCGATCGGGCTCACCGTGCGCACCGACAGCGGCCGCCTGCTGCTCGACGACGTGACCTTCTCGCTCGACGAGCGGGCGCTCCTGGCGCTGGTGGGCCCGTCGGGGGCCGGCAAGTCCACGCTGCTGAACGCGCTCACGGGATTCCGCCCCGCTCAGCACGGCACCGTCATGTACGGGGGCCGCGACCTCTACGGCTCCTACGACGAACTGCGCACGCGCATCGGGTTCGTCCCCCAGCAGGACGTGGTCCACGACCCGCTCACGGTGCGAGAGGCGCTCTCCTATGCGGCCGAGCTGCGCTTCCCGGCCGACGTCCCGGGTGCGGAACGCGAGCGCCGCGTGGACGAGGTGATCGACGAGCTCGGCCTGAGCGACGTGCGCCACACCCTGGTGGCCGACCTGTCCGGTGGCCAGCGCCGGCGCGTGTGCGTCGGGCTCGAGCTGATCACGAAGCCCTCGCTGATCTTCCTCGACGAGCCCACCTCGGGCCTGGACCCCGGCTACGAGCGCGACCTGATGCAGCTGCTCCGCACGCTCGCCGACGGCGGACGGACAATCGTGGTGGCGACCCACAGCGTCCAGAGCCTGCGGCTCTGCGACCGGGTGCTGTTCCTCGCGCCCGGCGGTCGGCCGGCCTACTTCGGCCCCGCCCAGCTCGCGCCGGCGTACTTCGGCCGGGACGACTTTCAGGAGGTCTTCCGCGACCTCAGCACCCACCAGGACCACGACTGGTCGGCGGCGTTCCGCGAGCATCCATACTTCGAGCGCTACGTGGCCACGCGCCGGCAGAGCCCGGCCGATCGCACGCCGTCGGGCCGGCGCGCGGTGCCGCGCCTGCCGAACCCGCGCCACTGGCTGTCGCAGTTCGCGATGCTCACCCGGCGCTACGCCCGCGTGGTGACCAGCGACCGGCGCAACCTCGCCCTGCTGGTGCTCCAGCCGGTGCTTCTCGGCCTGCTGATGCTAGCGGCGCTGCCGGCGGGCGAGCTGGGCACCTTGGCGGAGGGGGAGCTGCGGGTGGTCTCGCGCGCGGGCCTGGTGCTGCTCGTGGTGGTGCTGGGGGCCACATGGCTCGGCGCGTCCAATGCCATCCGCGAGATCGTCAAGGAGCAGGCGATCTTCCTGCGCGAGCGCGCCGTGGGGCTGTCGGTGTCGGCGTACGTATGGTCCAAGGCCCTCGTGCTCGGAGCCGTGACGGTGCTCCAGTCTGCGGTGCTCGCCGCCATCGCGCTGGCCCGCCAGGACGGGCCCGCCGAGGGCAGCCTGCTGGCGTGGCCCCTGGGCGAGCTGATGCTGGCCGCGGCGCTTGCGGGTCTGGCCGGGATGTCCCTGGGCCTGCTGGTGTCGGCGATCGCGCGGAGCGTCGACCGGGCGATGACGATCCTCCCCGTGGTGCTGATCGTGGAGATGCTGCTCGCGATGGGCGGGCTGTTCCCGGACCTGGTGGACAAGCCCGTGCTCAAGCAGGCCAGCTACGTGGCCGGCACCCAGTGGGGCTTCTCGGCCACTGCCTCGACCGTGGACCTGGACCGACTCCAGTCGGTGGACCGTGTGGCGCGCGAGCTGCCGAGCGTCCGGCTCGAGGACCCGCTGCCGGTGCTGCGGGCGCTGTCGGACACGGGAGACGAGGGCGAGCGGCGCTGGCGCCACGACTGGCCCACCTGGCTCCTCGACGCCGGCGTCCTGCTCGCGCTCACCCTGGCAGGGATCCTGGCCGCCATGGCCGCGCTCTGGCGTCGGCGGCCGGAGGCCTGA
- a CDS encoding DUF5995 family protein, translated as MRAAPAALAALALLGAGCADPAGDEPAGAGAIPPSERWEAIARELGGPENPASPNVCNRGERACVEEVVSEMRRRFDVLAAACDHKAAFAFMYLQVTEGVGDDGTRIFRDPEYLNHLDAVFAHLYFSAFDSFTRGNDVPAAWRVAFEAADARRVTGLGDMLLGMNAHISRDLPFALADIGLETAEGESGRPDYDRVNGLLADVQEPMLAAASELLDPSIAGFRLDALDFSARDVADLIATWRSEAYRNAETLIAAPTPAARAKEAARIERNAESRARVLEMAMSYALLGETTAERDAYCARRTAG; from the coding sequence ATGCGTGCCGCGCCGGCCGCGCTGGCCGCGCTCGCCCTGTTGGGGGCCGGCTGCGCAGACCCCGCCGGTGACGAGCCGGCCGGCGCCGGCGCGATCCCGCCGAGCGAGCGCTGGGAGGCGATCGCCCGCGAGCTCGGCGGGCCGGAGAACCCGGCCTCGCCCAACGTGTGCAACCGCGGCGAGCGCGCCTGCGTGGAGGAGGTCGTGAGCGAGATGCGGCGGCGCTTCGATGTGCTGGCCGCCGCTTGCGACCACAAGGCGGCCTTCGCGTTCATGTACCTGCAGGTGACCGAGGGCGTGGGCGACGACGGCACCCGGATCTTCCGCGATCCGGAGTACCTCAACCACCTCGACGCGGTCTTCGCCCATCTCTACTTCTCGGCCTTCGACTCCTTCACGCGCGGCAACGATGTCCCGGCCGCGTGGCGCGTGGCGTTCGAGGCGGCGGACGCCCGCCGCGTGACCGGCCTCGGGGACATGCTGCTCGGGATGAACGCCCACATCTCCCGCGACCTGCCGTTCGCCCTCGCGGACATCGGCCTCGAGACCGCGGAGGGCGAGAGCGGCCGGCCCGACTACGACCGGGTGAACGGGCTGCTCGCCGACGTGCAGGAGCCGATGCTCGCCGCCGCGTCCGAGCTGCTGGACCCGTCGATCGCGGGCTTCCGTCTCGATGCGCTGGACTTCAGCGCCCGGGACGTGGCCGACCTCATCGCCACCTGGCGCAGCGAGGCCTACCGCAACGCCGAGACGCTGATCGCGGCCCCCACGCCGGCCGCGCGAGCCAAGGAGGCAGCGCGCATCGAGCGCAATGCCGAGAGCCGTGCCCGCGTGCTCGAGATGGCGATGTCGTACGCGCTGCTGGGCGAGACCACCGCTGAACGGGACGCCTACTGCGCCCGCCGGACCGCGGGCTGA